The Fusobacterium necrophorum subsp. necrophorum genome has a window encoding:
- a CDS encoding autotransporter outer membrane beta-barrel domain-containing protein: MEVRNKKYISLFAYLLVSHLAFSMEAQIVQNGEKQTVGSEQVTLTHDFTEMEKVKSEFIKFLENLVKEGKLKEMPDVGTAPFIYLQAGEKALAKTGIIFDFKTEEDDKKPSLLKEKKITIENGFLEVTGNPWSYITGKREAIIENSKILLKKNRDYPEYYPASDDFLGKYYYPFISNGKKQQIEDIKTEKYITDNRKNPVRIINSLLKLKNSELTIQTKSDVLVKNVLGPVPEITNQEFLGPRTGLHLVRDGVKLEEGKYDLSVEGDIYISGELHKLFSFKTYTKESLLKWKENRFKKGIGTPLFELGENAKIKAKKFSAEADEFYNLIAVKTSPELIGITHNPKEDEMIVFRNNSEAEFENFNARTVNIKFEGGRISLKNEEESPFISALSQLQGKGIFLIEGPSILREGQAQGDFIDKYSVYTILELLPESKIDVSYIKDAYRSTWAHSVTSVKDEALKAGEYKFTLDKDTKTYLGYSSRKNYETIKNDPNSNLAKGIDVNHTSDADMHFKENSDLYLFREKYKDDTLVKNGEITDEKDEQGNLSEFTGRLTFDSNSRIHLRSNLKEEISDQLIATHYPILGEGAVLHLDNKGESSYTGQEKIVLVKANKGTSSKTKFSLQGGKVMLGDFDYHLYERLTEEGKEYYLAHGVVEGVLPEKVTPKKFISEITNIGDFISVGPTSTGETVKDKKIKAETTQEEYAISYHGDSQFENSQLAALGGKGILSTNAKLSLINSSLMSNQGLALEGTEEKELLTVDKGSSLLLENSTGGAALSIKNAKVRLNDVKKATLRGSYAIYSNGGNISGSGLFDIDGNIYHKGKGGINLTLEKGSLVNASMIDIAGNTESSKLHLKDGSNMFVKNYSNANMIFEKGSQLHLYLKEEADQKLDILQQGNRVIFTEPINFSNTDIYFRTNMDKEESDRLELLSTLTGTGANLHLNNHAEADMPSGGKEVDLVIAKTPENFKWNLANPVEVGGYFYNASLKKKSNGLGSDIISITVGDSGTRKATLSSTAKGVISNTVSDYIMHHSLQDSIFDSLYSNDYSSERSHSIWAKTSADTFETKDYGMKNEANTILVGMDRALNAEEGLYGGFFAGNLHNTKKISSSSGKGSFQGFTGGLYLSYRGYLGFGDAFVAYTTGKSKYNVLDTASDTVTNDRNSKHLGAGLRFGRQFFMDSGEHFYLEPSAKITYGRLQGESSEASNGLLTKVDAIKSWTTGAYARAGYQNQFAFGKINSYAKIGVTQEILGKYNVRLNQNGVEQIKLDGNTMNYGLGCEYTIGNNTLSLDFDVKHSPVLKNHYKVSVGYQYKF; the protein is encoded by the coding sequence ATGGAAGTAAGAAATAAAAAATATATCAGTCTTTTTGCTTATCTTTTGGTATCTCATTTGGCTTTTTCAATGGAAGCACAAATTGTGCAAAATGGAGAGAAACAAACAGTAGGAAGTGAACAAGTGACTTTAACCCATGATTTTACAGAGATGGAAAAGGTAAAATCAGAATTTATAAAATTTTTAGAAAATTTAGTCAAAGAAGGAAAATTAAAAGAGATGCCCGATGTGGGAACAGCTCCTTTCATATATCTTCAGGCTGGAGAAAAAGCTTTAGCAAAAACAGGAATTATTTTTGATTTTAAAACAGAAGAGGACGATAAGAAGCCATCTCTTTTAAAAGAGAAAAAAATAACCATTGAAAACGGTTTTTTGGAAGTAACAGGAAATCCATGGAGCTATATAACAGGAAAACGAGAGGCAATAATAGAAAATTCTAAAATTTTACTGAAGAAGAATAGAGATTATCCAGAGTATTATCCAGCATCTGATGATTTTTTAGGAAAATATTATTATCCATTTATTTCTAATGGAAAGAAACAGCAGATAGAGGATATAAAAACAGAAAAATATATAACAGATAACAGAAAAAATCCTGTAAGGATTATCAACTCCTTATTAAAATTAAAAAATTCTGAACTTACAATACAGACAAAATCTGATGTTCTAGTAAAGAATGTTCTAGGACCTGTCCCAGAAATTACCAATCAAGAATTTTTAGGACCAAGGACGGGCTTACACCTTGTAAGAGATGGTGTAAAATTGGAGGAAGGAAAATATGATTTATCAGTAGAAGGAGATATTTATATTTCTGGGGAACTCCATAAGTTATTTTCTTTTAAAACTTATACCAAGGAATCTTTATTGAAATGGAAAGAAAATCGTTTTAAAAAAGGAATTGGAACTCCATTATTCGAATTGGGGGAAAATGCGAAAATAAAAGCTAAAAAATTTTCTGCAGAAGCGGACGAATTTTACAATTTAATTGCAGTAAAAACAAGCCCGGAATTAATTGGAATTACTCACAATCCTAAAGAAGATGAGATGATAGTTTTTCGAAATAATTCGGAAGCAGAATTTGAAAATTTTAATGCTAGAACTGTAAATATAAAATTTGAGGGAGGAAGAATAAGTTTAAAAAATGAGGAAGAAAGTCCTTTTATCTCTGCTCTTTCTCAACTTCAAGGGAAAGGAATTTTTCTTATTGAAGGACCGTCTATTTTACGAGAAGGACAAGCACAAGGAGATTTTATAGATAAATATTCTGTTTATACCATTCTTGAGTTGTTACCAGAATCAAAAATAGATGTTTCTTATATTAAGGATGCTTATCGTTCAACTTGGGCACATTCAGTAACTTCAGTAAAAGATGAAGCTCTTAAAGCAGGAGAATATAAATTTACTTTGGATAAAGATACAAAAACTTATTTAGGATATTCATCCAGAAAAAATTATGAAACAATCAAAAATGATCCTAATTCCAATTTGGCAAAAGGAATTGATGTGAATCACACTTCAGATGCCGATATGCATTTTAAGGAAAACAGTGATTTATACTTGTTTCGAGAAAAATATAAAGATGATACCTTGGTTAAAAATGGAGAAATTACGGATGAAAAGGATGAACAAGGAAACTTATCTGAATTTACGGGTCGTTTGACGTTTGACTCCAACTCTCGAATTCATCTTCGTAGTAATTTGAAAGAGGAAATTTCCGACCAATTGATTGCGACTCATTATCCTATTTTAGGAGAAGGAGCGGTTCTTCATTTGGACAATAAAGGAGAAAGTTCTTATACAGGACAGGAAAAAATAGTATTAGTGAAAGCAAATAAGGGAACAAGCTCTAAAACAAAATTCAGTTTGCAGGGTGGAAAAGTAATGTTAGGAGACTTTGACTATCATTTGTATGAAAGATTGACAGAAGAGGGAAAAGAATACTATCTAGCTCATGGAGTTGTAGAAGGAGTCTTGCCGGAAAAAGTAACTCCAAAGAAATTTATTTCTGAAATTACCAATATCGGTGATTTTATTTCTGTCGGTCCTACTTCCACCGGAGAAACGGTGAAAGATAAAAAAATAAAAGCGGAAACCACACAAGAGGAATATGCAATCAGTTATCATGGAGATAGTCAATTTGAAAATTCTCAACTGGCTGCACTTGGGGGAAAAGGAATCTTATCCACGAATGCAAAACTTAGTTTAATAAATTCTTCTTTGATGTCAAATCAAGGATTGGCTTTGGAGGGAACAGAGGAAAAAGAATTACTGACAGTGGATAAAGGGAGTTCTTTGCTTTTAGAAAATTCTACAGGAGGGGCAGCTCTTTCGATAAAGAATGCAAAAGTTCGTCTGAATGATGTAAAGAAAGCGACTTTAAGAGGAAGTTATGCAATTTATTCCAATGGAGGAAATATTTCAGGAAGCGGACTTTTTGATATTGATGGAAATATTTATCACAAAGGAAAGGGAGGCATCAATCTGACTTTAGAAAAAGGTTCCCTTGTAAATGCTTCCATGATTGATATTGCCGGAAATACAGAAAGTAGTAAATTGCATTTGAAAGATGGAAGTAACATGTTTGTCAAGAATTATTCCAATGCGAATATGATATTTGAAAAAGGAAGTCAACTTCATTTGTACTTAAAAGAAGAAGCGGATCAAAAATTGGATATCTTACAGCAAGGAAATCGGGTGATTTTTACAGAACCAATTAACTTTAGTAATACGGATATTTATTTTAGAACGAATATGGATAAAGAAGAATCCGACCGATTGGAATTGCTTTCCACCTTGACAGGAACCGGAGCTAACTTGCATTTGAATAACCATGCGGAAGCAGACATGCCTTCTGGAGGAAAGGAAGTGGATTTGGTCATTGCAAAAACTCCGGAAAACTTCAAATGGAACTTGGCAAATCCGGTAGAAGTGGGGGGATATTTCTATAATGCAAGCTTAAAGAAAAAATCCAATGGATTAGGGAGTGATATTATTTCCATTACTGTTGGAGATTCCGGAACGAGAAAAGCCACTCTATCTTCTACTGCCAAAGGAGTGATTTCCAATACCGTTTCGGATTATATCATGCATCATTCTTTGCAAGATAGTATTTTCGATAGTCTGTATTCCAATGATTATTCTTCGGAAAGATCACATTCTATTTGGGCAAAAACAAGTGCGGATACTTTTGAAACAAAAGATTATGGTATGAAAAATGAAGCAAATACGATCTTAGTTGGAATGGATCGAGCTTTGAATGCCGAAGAAGGATTGTATGGAGGATTCTTTGCCGGAAACCTTCATAATACGAAAAAGATTTCCTCTTCTTCCGGAAAAGGTTCCTTCCAAGGATTTACCGGAGGACTTTACTTGTCTTATCGTGGATATTTGGGATTTGGAGATGCTTTTGTTGCCTATACAACAGGAAAATCGAAATACAATGTCTTAGATACAGCTTCGGATACCGTAACGAATGACAGAAATTCCAAACATTTGGGAGCAGGACTTCGATTCGGAAGACAATTCTTTATGGACAGTGGAGAGCATTTTTATCTGGAACCAAGTGCTAAAATTACCTATGGAAGATTACAAGGGGAAAGTTCCGAGGCAAGCAACGGATTGCTGACCAAGGTAGATGCGATTAAATCATGGACGACAGGTGCTTATGCGAGAGCGGGATACCAAAATCAATTTGCTTTTGGAAAAATCAATTCTTATGCGAAAATAGGAGTGACCCAAGAGATTTTAGGAAAATATAATGTTCGTTTGAACCAAAATGGAGTAGAACAAATAAAATTGGATGGAAACACGATGAATTATGGACTAGGTTGTGAATATACGATAGGAAACAACACGCTTTCTCTGGATTTTGATGTGAAACATTCTCCGGTATTAAAGAATCATTACAAAGTATCTGTAGGCTACCAATACAAATTTTAA
- the thiH gene encoding 2-iminoacetate synthase ThiH, whose protein sequence is MSFYDEKKKWNSFDFSSYFTQVTEEDVLQSIKKEKLSEYDLLNLLSPMATKHLEKMAQRAHDLKLQHFGNVICLYIPIYVSNYCSNGCTYCGFSMKNNIHRRHMTLEEIEQEAKEIAKTKIEHIILLTGEVKDLSTLEYIKQGVSILKKYFSSVSVEVMPLEMKEYAELKEVGLDGMTIYQETYDEKVYDRVHLYGKKKNYQFRLGTPERAAKAGLRTVGIGALFGLSDIREEAFFAGLHLQYLIHHYPNTTFGISLPRINPAEGGYQPDHPLDDIHFVQFLTAYRIFQPKADVSVSTREIPEFRDHLLSLGVTRISAGSKTDVGGYTNQDASTAQFEISDARSVEETVAAIEKQGLQVIYKDWENLL, encoded by the coding sequence ATGAGCTTTTACGACGAAAAAAAGAAATGGAATTCTTTCGACTTCTCTTCTTACTTTACACAAGTAACAGAAGAAGATGTATTACAAAGTATTAAAAAAGAAAAACTTTCTGAATATGACTTGTTAAATTTATTGTCTCCTATGGCAACAAAACATTTGGAAAAAATGGCTCAAAGGGCTCATGATTTAAAACTGCAACATTTTGGAAATGTCATCTGTCTATACATTCCTATCTATGTTTCCAACTATTGCAGCAACGGTTGCACCTACTGCGGTTTCTCTATGAAAAATAATATTCACAGACGACATATGACTTTGGAAGAAATTGAGCAGGAAGCCAAAGAAATTGCAAAAACAAAAATCGAACATATTATTTTATTAACCGGAGAAGTCAAAGACTTATCTACTTTGGAATATATCAAACAGGGAGTATCTATTTTAAAAAAATATTTTTCCTCCGTTTCTGTGGAAGTTATGCCTCTAGAGATGAAAGAATATGCAGAATTAAAAGAAGTAGGCTTGGACGGAATGACCATTTATCAAGAAACCTATGATGAAAAAGTCTATGATAGGGTTCATCTCTATGGAAAGAAGAAAAATTATCAATTTCGCTTGGGAACTCCGGAACGTGCTGCAAAAGCCGGACTTAGAACAGTAGGAATCGGAGCTTTATTCGGTTTGAGTGATATTCGGGAAGAAGCTTTTTTTGCGGGACTTCATTTACAATATTTGATTCATCATTATCCCAATACTACTTTTGGAATTTCCCTCCCTCGAATCAATCCCGCAGAAGGAGGTTATCAACCGGATCATCCTTTGGACGATATTCACTTCGTACAGTTTTTAACGGCCTATCGAATTTTTCAACCTAAGGCGGATGTAAGCGTATCTACTCGAGAAATTCCGGAATTTCGAGATCATCTTCTTTCTTTAGGAGTAACAAGAATTTCTGCCGGTTCTAAAACCGATGTAGGAGGATATACCAATCAAGATGCTTCTACGGCTCAATTTGAAATCAGCGACGCCCGTTCTGTGGAAGAGACAGTGGCAGCCATAGAAAAACAAGGACTCCAAGTCATTTATAAAGATTGGGAGAATTTACTATGA
- the thiD gene encoding bifunctional hydroxymethylpyrimidine kinase/phosphomethylpyrimidine kinase — translation MKTVLSIAGSDCSGGAGIQADIKTMLANGVYGMTVITALTAQNTLGVNAILEVPTEFVEKQLESIFQDIYPNAIKIGMLSSSSSIRKIANILKKYEAKKIVLDPVMLSTSGSPLLRDDAIKDLQNVLFPLATLITPNIPEAEILSGISIQSEEDMEKAAKKIAETYHCSVLCKGGHQRNTANDLLFEKGTYTWFYGEKIDNPNTHGTGCTLSSAIASHLAKGYSLKDSVQRSKDYLSSALRSMLNLGKGNGPLDHGFSNDNFNLS, via the coding sequence ATGAAGACGGTATTGAGCATTGCAGGCAGTGATTGCAGCGGCGGTGCGGGAATTCAAGCGGATATCAAAACGATGTTGGCAAATGGCGTATATGGCATGACGGTTATCACTGCCCTAACAGCTCAAAATACTCTCGGAGTAAATGCTATTCTCGAAGTACCGACTGAATTTGTAGAAAAACAGTTGGAAAGTATTTTTCAAGATATTTATCCGAATGCCATCAAAATAGGAATGCTTTCTTCCTCTTCTAGCATTCGAAAAATAGCTAACATATTAAAAAAGTACGAGGCAAAAAAAATAGTACTGGATCCTGTTATGCTATCTACGAGTGGAAGTCCTCTTCTTCGTGATGACGCCATTAAAGATTTACAAAATGTTTTATTTCCTTTGGCGACACTTATCACTCCAAATATTCCGGAAGCGGAAATTCTATCGGGAATTTCCATTCAAAGCGAAGAAGATATGGAAAAAGCTGCCAAAAAAATTGCAGAAACATATCACTGTTCTGTCTTGTGTAAAGGGGGACATCAAAGAAATACTGCTAATGATTTACTTTTTGAAAAGGGAACTTATACATGGTTCTATGGAGAAAAAATAGACAATCCCAATACCCATGGAACGGGTTGTACCCTATCCAGTGCCATTGCCAGTCATCTTGCGAAAGGATATTCTTTAAAAGATTCCGTTCAACGTTCCAAGGACTATCTCTCATCCGCTCTTCGTTCCATGTTGAATTTAGGAAAAGGAAACGGTCCTTTGGATCATGGTTTTTCAAATGATAATTTCAATCTTTCTTAA
- a CDS encoding TonB-dependent receptor, whose translation MEENNGTIVITEEMIQKKHYDSVAKIFEDSPVSVVRHTAFGPIVDLRGSGERTISRVKVMIDGTPINPLEETHGTIPFDTIPVESIAKIEIVPGTGTTKYGGGTTGGYINIHTKKEKQNNYITINADHASYNAKSIGIAAGMNASKKLFVYAGETYQRKDGYRKKDHSDRNNFLGGFDYQINAKHRIKGQGNLYREDLKSTTEVTHEELKEDRRKAGEDTKIEMDRDFASLDYEYTPTSNFKLRTNVNRAHFTRDVSMDAKQEQLILGNAFRFILNLEDELKDVKPALRNFQSTMEGKFKEKNQEGKLDGEWKYNQGKGHLQFGYSYNEKNLKQNLKVTSKAFTLAEIGYLFPGDPPVAPFENYGGKIIDLETVIRKQAESYGLEEEEIKAYIDSTVPIYQNEKVDVQNYNTVDAFKDTHALYLLNDYKITPKFNVRAGLRWEHSQYGAARNNKTIFGIHNAHKSILAGIAFMFDLLDEYEKEALTNGRLNYVDIDMSLTNTKIKDSSDNIGGELGFTYQYNKKGSVFFRYERGFLSPLPSQLTNKDFLTGIYYPSHVKSEKVDTFEIGIKHSLWNNTHIEANTFFSLTKDEITNMRYNANNHVNMRWAYANISKTRRLGFELNAEHIFDKLKIRESFSYVDAKIAKDTGFKDYYHSGYVEGTNKKFAKEPLYYKKGQTVPLVSKVKVTVGAEYQCTDKLSLGGNYNYVSGYDTREPGEGFQAKTYKVKGHGTLDLFGRYYFTDYAYVRFGVNNVLGEKYNLREDSHYAVPAPKQNYYAGFSYKF comes from the coding sequence ATGGAAGAAAACAATGGAACGATTGTCATCACGGAAGAAATGATACAAAAAAAGCATTATGACAGCGTTGCCAAAATTTTTGAAGATTCTCCGGTTTCCGTCGTAAGACATACAGCATTCGGACCGATTGTCGATTTGCGAGGAAGCGGAGAGAGAACCATCAGTCGAGTGAAAGTGATGATTGATGGCACACCGATCAACCCTTTAGAAGAAACTCACGGAACCATCCCTTTTGATACCATTCCGGTGGAATCCATTGCCAAGATAGAAATTGTTCCGGGAACAGGAACGACAAAATATGGAGGAGGAACCACAGGAGGGTATATCAATATTCATACGAAAAAAGAGAAACAGAATAATTACATTACGATCAATGCGGACCATGCCTCTTATAATGCCAAGAGTATTGGAATTGCTGCGGGAATGAATGCGAGCAAGAAATTATTTGTCTATGCGGGAGAAACCTATCAAAGAAAAGACGGCTATCGAAAGAAAGACCATTCAGACAGAAACAATTTTTTAGGAGGTTTTGATTATCAAATCAATGCAAAACATAGGATCAAAGGACAAGGAAATCTCTACCGAGAGGATTTAAAATCCACAACGGAAGTGACTCATGAAGAATTGAAAGAAGATAGAAGAAAAGCGGGAGAAGATACAAAGATAGAAATGGATCGAGATTTTGCTTCTTTGGACTATGAATACACACCTACTTCCAATTTTAAATTAAGAACCAATGTCAACCGAGCTCATTTTACAAGAGATGTATCTATGGATGCGAAGCAGGAGCAGCTTATTTTAGGAAATGCGTTTCGTTTTATACTAAACTTGGAGGACGAGTTAAAGGATGTAAAGCCAGCTCTACGAAATTTTCAATCCACTATGGAAGGAAAATTTAAGGAAAAGAATCAGGAAGGAAAGTTGGATGGAGAATGGAAATATAATCAAGGAAAAGGACATTTGCAATTTGGATACAGTTATAATGAGAAAAATTTAAAACAGAATTTAAAAGTAACCTCTAAAGCTTTTACTCTAGCAGAAATTGGATATCTCTTCCCGGGCGATCCTCCTGTTGCCCCTTTTGAGAATTATGGAGGTAAGATAATAGACCTAGAAACTGTGATACGAAAGCAGGCAGAGTCCTATGGGCTGGAGGAAGAGGAAATAAAGGCGTATATAGATTCTACGGTTCCTATATATCAAAATGAGAAAGTAGATGTTCAAAATTATAATACTGTAGATGCCTTTAAGGATACTCATGCCTTATACCTGTTGAATGATTACAAGATTACTCCGAAGTTCAATGTTAGAGCGGGACTTCGTTGGGAACATTCCCAGTATGGAGCTGCTCGGAATAATAAAACTATTTTTGGGATTCACAATGCTCATAAATCTATTTTAGCGGGGATTGCATTTATGTTTGACCTGTTGGATGAATATGAAAAGGAAGCTTTAACAAATGGAAGATTAAATTATGTTGATATAGATATGTCCTTGACAAATACAAAAATCAAAGACAGTAGTGATAATATAGGAGGAGAGCTTGGATTCACTTATCAATATAATAAAAAAGGAAGTGTATTTTTCCGATATGAAAGAGGATTTTTGTCTCCATTACCATCCCAACTTACCAATAAAGATTTCTTGACAGGAATCTATTATCCAAGTCATGTGAAATCCGAAAAAGTGGATACTTTTGAAATCGGAATCAAGCATTCTCTATGGAACAATACTCATATCGAAGCCAATACTTTCTTCTCTTTAACCAAAGATGAAATTACAAACATGCGATACAATGCCAACAACCATGTGAATATGCGTTGGGCGTATGCCAATATTTCAAAGACGAGAAGACTTGGTTTTGAATTGAATGCGGAACATATTTTTGATAAATTAAAAATTCGGGAATCCTTTAGCTATGTAGATGCTAAAATAGCAAAAGATACCGGATTTAAAGATTATTATCATTCTGGTTATGTCGAAGGAACCAATAAGAAATTTGCAAAAGAACCTCTATACTATAAAAAAGGACAAACAGTACCTCTTGTTTCTAAGGTCAAAGTAACAGTAGGAGCAGAATATCAATGTACAGATAAATTGAGTTTAGGAGGAAACTATAACTATGTCAGTGGCTATGATACTCGAGAACCGGGCGAAGGTTTCCAAGCAAAGACCTATAAAGTAAAAGGTCATGGAACTTTGGACCTGTTTGGAAGATATTATTTCACAGACTATGCCTATGTACGATTTGGAGTGAATAATGTGCTAGGAGAAAAATATAACTTGCGGGAAGATTCCCATTATGCGGTACCGGCTCCAAAACAAAATTACTATGCAGGCTTTAGTTATAAGTTCTAA
- the thiE gene encoding thiamine phosphate synthase, which yields MRKRIEIPKGIYGITGDNFSHGKSNLECVKAMIEGGIRIIQYRDKIKSMREKYQEAKEIAKLCKENKVLFIVNDHVDLALLVDADGVHIGQDDYPVEEVRSLLGPDKIIGLSTHSPKQGLEAFQNENVDYIGVGPIFPTTTKDTKAVGLEYLDFAIKNLSLPFVAIGGIHEHNLQEILTRNVSRFCMVSGIVGAENITKTVKKLYKQWEETQ from the coding sequence TTGAGAAAACGAATTGAAATTCCGAAAGGGATTTATGGAATTACCGGAGATAATTTTTCACATGGAAAATCAAACTTAGAATGTGTGAAAGCAATGATAGAAGGCGGCATTCGTATCATTCAATATCGGGATAAAATAAAATCCATGCGGGAAAAATATCAGGAAGCAAAAGAAATTGCAAAACTTTGTAAAGAAAACAAGGTCCTTTTTATTGTCAATGATCATGTGGATTTAGCTCTTTTAGTGGATGCTGATGGAGTCCATATCGGGCAAGATGATTATCCTGTGGAGGAAGTACGATCCTTACTCGGTCCCGATAAAATTATCGGACTTTCCACCCATTCTCCAAAACAAGGTTTAGAAGCTTTTCAGAATGAAAATGTGGATTATATCGGGGTAGGACCCATTTTTCCTACCACAACCAAAGATACCAAAGCTGTAGGTCTGGAATATTTGGATTTTGCCATCAAAAATTTATCTTTGCCTTTTGTTGCCATTGGAGGAATTCATGAACATAATTTGCAGGAAATTTTAACACGAAACGTTTCTCGATTTTGTATGGTAAGTGGCATTGTTGGAGCGGAAAATATCACGAAAACAGTAAAAAAACTTTATAAACAATGGGAGGAAACACAATGA
- a CDS encoding STAS-like domain-containing protein yields the protein MSFTKEYRKEIIEFIIQSVSLHKNPYQSVLEKYPISRQTLAKYIKNLIEKNIIAKVGRNHFELKLFIFDKRVYDNKGLAEHIIYQDFVKPYEADKKENVKYILNYAFTEMLNNAIEHSEGDKIYVYYAENYYYSIIAIEDNGIGIFKKIKRDHHLKNESEAIFELKKGKLTSDSENHSGEGIFFTSKVVDYFSIESFQHHFSSGNKKYFYSFEQLERDKVNGTSVFMVIDKNTNRTTKEVFEKYTNEEYIFDRTEITIYLAKEYLGFPLISRSLAKRILSNIDKFKNVFLDFSGIDSIGQGFADEVFRVYRNKKPEITILPINENSDIRFMIERALKAK from the coding sequence ATGAGTTTTACGAAAGAATATCGAAAAGAAATTATAGAGTTTATTATTCAATCTGTTTCACTACATAAAAATCCTTACCAATCTGTTTTAGAAAAATATCCAATTAGTAGACAAACTCTTGCAAAGTATATTAAAAATTTGATAGAGAAGAATATTATAGCAAAGGTAGGGAGAAATCATTTTGAATTAAAGTTATTTATTTTTGACAAAAGAGTTTATGATAACAAGGGATTGGCAGAGCACATTATATATCAAGATTTTGTAAAACCTTATGAAGCAGATAAAAAAGAAAATGTGAAATATATTTTAAACTATGCTTTCACAGAAATGTTAAATAATGCAATTGAACATTCAGAGGGAGATAAAATTTATGTTTATTATGCCGAAAACTATTATTATTCGATTATAGCCATAGAAGATAATGGAATTGGAATCTTTAAAAAGATTAAAAGAGATCATCATTTAAAAAATGAAAGTGAGGCTATTTTTGAATTGAAGAAAGGAAAATTGACTTCGGATAGTGAGAATCACAGTGGAGAAGGAATATTTTTTACTTCTAAAGTTGTAGATTATTTTTCTATTGAGTCTTTTCAACATCATTTCAGTTCTGGAAACAAAAAATATTTCTATAGTTTTGAACAGTTAGAAAGAGATAAAGTGAATGGAACTTCTGTATTTATGGTCATTGATAAGAATACAAATAGAACGACAAAAGAAGTTTTTGAAAAATATACAAATGAGGAGTATATTTTTGACAGAACGGAAATTACTATTTATTTAGCGAAAGAATATTTGGGATTTCCACTGATATCCAGATCCTTAGCTAAGAGGATTTTATCAAATATCGATAAGTTTAAGAATGTTTTCTTAGATTTTTCGGGAATAGATTCCATAGGGCAGGGCTTTGCTGATGAAGTGTTCAGAGTCTATAGAAATAAAAAACCTGAGATTACAATTTTACCTATCAATGAAAATTCAGATATTAGATTTATGATAGAAAGAGCATTAAAAGCAAAATAA
- the thiF gene encoding sulfur carrier protein ThiS adenylyltransferase ThiF, protein MKIGIAGCGGIGSNVAYHLIRSGISEFKFGDFDIVEASNLNRQFFFYSQIGKSKSLCLRENLLQINPKAIIQAEVIRFEKENILRFFQDCDIVIEAFDRKEYKSILIEEIMQTGKPIIAASGIADYDIEHLQIKKLNPYLYIVGDFTKGIETFPTYSHKVNMVAAMMTKIVLDLGGYFEKTN, encoded by the coding sequence ATGAAGATAGGAATTGCCGGTTGCGGCGGAATCGGTTCCAATGTTGCTTATCATTTAATACGAAGCGGGATTTCAGAATTTAAGTTTGGAGATTTCGATATTGTGGAAGCCTCTAACTTAAATCGTCAATTCTTTTTTTATTCCCAAATAGGAAAATCCAAGTCTCTCTGCTTACGGGAAAATCTACTACAAATCAACCCCAAAGCCATAATCCAAGCAGAGGTCATTCGTTTTGAAAAAGAAAATATCTTACGTTTTTTTCAAGATTGTGATATCGTGATTGAAGCCTTTGACCGAAAAGAATATAAATCCATACTCATCGAAGAAATAATGCAAACAGGAAAACCGATTATCGCTGCTTCCGGCATTGCCGATTATGATATAGAACACCTACAAATCAAAAAATTGAATCCCTACTTATATATTGTAGGCGATTTTACAAAAGGAATTGAAACCTTTCCTACCTATTCCCATAAAGTGAATATGGTAGCTGCTATGATGACAAAAATAGTTTTGGACTTAGGAGGTTATTTTGAGAAAACGAATTGA